Below is a window of Dietzia timorensis DNA.
GCGATACACATCGCCACTTCGCGTTCGGACTTCGTCAAAGCACTCAACGGGTCGGCCGGGCGGTTGCGCGTCCTCAGTGCCGTCTTTGCCACTCGCGGGTCGACGGTGACGCCACCTGCGAGCGCCGATCGCACCGCGTCGACGATCTTCTCGGGAGAGGTGTCCTTCAGCAACAGGCCCGCGGCACCGGCATCTAGCACCGACGCCACTACATCCGTCGTATCGAAGGTCGTCACCACGACTACCGGCACACCCGGAAAGCGCTCAGAGCATGCGGCTATGAGCTCGGCGCCGCCCATCCCGGGCATCACCGCGTCCGTGATGATCGCGTCCACATCGAGTGTCTCCAACAGTCCGAGCGCCTCGTGTCCGTCGCGTGCCTCGCCGACGACCTCGGCATCGCCCGTGCTCTCGAGCAGCATGCGCAGCCCGCGGCGAAGTAACTCCTGGTCGTCAACCACCAGCAGTCGCAGGCGTTCCTCCCCGACTGCGCTCATGCATTCACCGGTTGCATTGGGTACGAGGCGTCGAGCACGAAACCGAGTTCCCCGGGCTCGGCGACCAACTCCCCTCCTGCGGACTCCACTCGCTCGCGCAGGTTGATCAGCCCGAAGCCCTCTTCGGTCGCTTCAGGCAAGGCGCCTCCGTCGTCATGAATCCGGATACGGCAGGTCGTGCCGGCGACCACCGACACGGTCACGTTTTCCGCGCCCGAGTGGCGCGCCGCGTTCGTTAACCCCTCCTGGATGATTCGGTAGGCGAGCTCGTCAAGCGCGCCGTCCGTTCTGCCCGACGGCGATTCGAGGCGCACGTTCAAACCAGTGCCTTTGAACGAGGCGGCGATTTTCTCAAGCGCGGAATCGAGGTCGAGCTGACGAGTTTCTGACGTGCCGAGGGGGCTCATGGAGCGTACGAGCGTCCGCAGTTCGTCTAGCGCGCGGGCGGCCTCGGCACGCGAGCGTTCTACTTCTGTCCATGCCTCGGCGTCGCTGCTCGATCCGGGTTCAGCGCTCCGGAGACGCGTGGCGAGATCGAGCCCCATGCCGATCACGGTGAGGCGCTGACCCAGCTCATCGTGCAACAATCGCGCGTTCGCGGCGCGTTCGGACGCGAGTACTCGGTCCATCTCCGCGAGCGCCTCCTCGCGTCGCAACCGCGAGGTTTCCGCCTCGAGCACGATCGCGCGGTCGAGTTGAGCTACGAGATGCGCGGAGGCGAGACCGGCGGCGACCAACGCGACGACGATGACCGTATTTGCAGCGACGCCACCGAAAGGCACGCTGTCGGACAGCAGGTACAGCCCGAGCATCATCGCGAGGAATACCGCCCCGAGGAGCGCGCCGGCACGAAGGCCGAATTGGACCACGAGTACGCAAATCGCGACAGCGAACAGCGGCGTGCCCATCATGTTGTTGGCGAGGAGCCAGACGAACAGCCCGCCAAGCCCCGCGAGCACGGCCATTGCGAGGGCAAGGTTCCTCCGCCGACTTCGGACGCGCCACCACGTGGCGGACACGCCTGCCTCGCTGATCGCCACTGCTGCGAGGAAGCACGCGAGCCACACGTCGCCATGGTCGAGAATCTCGATGGCGCGGAGGAGAGCGAACGCGAGCGCCACCGCGAGCACGGCGGTCGCGATCTGCGAGACGGACGTGCGTACGCTCACCTGTTTCGACTCGGTGTCCATCCCTCTATTCATCCACATCGGCCCGCGCCCGCGCATGTGACCACGGTCATCAGTTTCTCGCCGCTATCGATGACCGCAGGCACTACGGCCACACCCCGGATCGAGACACCCTTGATTCACCGGCCTTTCGATCAAGGAGTTGCCATGACTACCACCGCACATGCCCCGCACTCGCAATCCCGCGAAGACTCCAGATCCAACCCCCGTGCATTTCGCCCCACCCTGTGGGGCGTTGCCGGGCGATGCGTCCTCGCCGCAGCAGGCATGATGGCCTGCGCTATGTCCCCAGCCCTGCTCGAATTCGTCCCCGGCTTTACCGACTGGATGACGTCGCTCGAATCCCAGCCGCTCGGCCCGACCTTGTTTTTCGCGTCCCTCGCAACGCTCACTGTGCCGCTGCTCTCGGCGGGGGTTTTGCTTTCCATCGTGGTGAGGTTCTCGCGGCTCTCATGGCGAGACATTCTCGGCCACCGCACTTCAGGATTCTCGGCTGGTGCACTTCTCGCGACCACAGCCGCTGCGGCCGTGCTGACCGCCGCAGTCATCGGCATTCTCTCGGCCGCTGGGGTCGACGCCGACCGCGCGGCAGATCCGGGAACTGCAGGCGTCCCCCTTGCCGCGGTCGTCGCGATCGGGCTCGCCCGCGCGTTCCTGCTCCAGGGCATACAGGAAGAGCTGTGGTTCCGCGGAGTCGCGTTCCTCGGCCACAAGTCTCGGCCGTGGCTCGTCCTCGGCGCGACCACGGTCGCCTTCACCGCATTGCATCTGACGTCGACGGGCGGCCAACAATCGACGGCCGAAACCCTTCTCTACCTCGTGCTGCCGCTGGGCATGGGGTTCTGGGCGGGCGTCGAGAGGCTGTGCACCGGTTCGGTGTGGCCGGCAATCGGTGTCCACGGCGGCATGCAC
It encodes the following:
- a CDS encoding response regulator, coding for MSAVGEERLRLLVVDDQELLRRGLRMLLESTGDAEVVGEARDGHEALGLLETLDVDAIITDAVMPGMGGAELIAACSERFPGVPVVVVTTFDTTDVVASVLDAGAAGLLLKDTSPEKIVDAVRSALAGGVTVDPRVAKTALRTRNRPADPLSALTKSEREVAMCIADGLTNADIAERLHLAPGTVKNYVSTVMRKLETPDRTALALKLDRMRTKRFQL
- a CDS encoding sensor histidine kinase, whose translation is MDTESKQVSVRTSVSQIATAVLAVALAFALLRAIEILDHGDVWLACFLAAVAISEAGVSATWWRVRSRRRNLALAMAVLAGLGGLFVWLLANNMMGTPLFAVAICVLVVQFGLRAGALLGAVFLAMMLGLYLLSDSVPFGGVAANTVIVVALVAAGLASAHLVAQLDRAIVLEAETSRLRREEALAEMDRVLASERAANARLLHDELGQRLTVIGMGLDLATRLRSAEPGSSSDAEAWTEVERSRAEAARALDELRTLVRSMSPLGTSETRQLDLDSALEKIAASFKGTGLNVRLESPSGRTDGALDELAYRIIQEGLTNAARHSGAENVTVSVVAGTTCRIRIHDDGGALPEATEEGFGLINLRERVESAGGELVAEPGELGFVLDASYPMQPVNA
- a CDS encoding CPBP family intramembrane glutamic endopeptidase; this translates as MTTTAHAPHSQSREDSRSNPRAFRPTLWGVAGRCVLAAAGMMACAMSPALLEFVPGFTDWMTSLESQPLGPTLFFASLATLTVPLLSAGVLLSIVVRFSRLSWRDILGHRTSGFSAGALLATTAAAAVLTAAVIGILSAAGVDADRAADPGTAGVPLAAVVAIGLARAFLLQGIQEELWFRGVAFLGHKSRPWLVLGATTVAFTALHLTSTGGQQSTAETLLYLVLPLGMGFWAGVERLCTGSVWPAIGVHGGMHTGTIITALAGWPMGPGAWVGVGSAFVLAGLVRLMTTRIGGQRKARRPLPIQFG